The segment ATCTTATTATGAAGCGGCGGAGCTGGACGGAGCCAGCGGCTTCAAGTCCTTTTGGCATATCACCTGGCCGATGGTGCGCCCGGTAACCTTTTTCATCATCGTGACCAACATTATTGGAGGATCGCAAATTTTTACCGAGATGAACATTATGACCCCTACAGGCGGGCCTGAATATGCTTCAGCCTCCGTGGTGTTCTACATTTGGCAAAAGGCCTTCGGCAACTTCCAGATGGGCTATGCCTCTGCTATGGCGGTATTCCTCGGCGTGTTCATATTTGTTGTGACTCTTATCCAATTCCGAATGAACGAGAAGCAATCGTTCGATGTCGATTAACTGAAGAGGGAGGAGACCATAAATATGACGAGCAGAAGAAGAGTTACCCATAGCATTATCTTTGTTCTACTTTTAATCGGCGCGGTGTTCATGATCGGCCCGCTGCTCTGGATGCTGTCCACCTCATTCAAGGATAAGCAGGATGTGTTCGCCTTGCCTCCGGTGTGGATTCCGCGGCCGTTCCATTTCGATAAATACAGTGAGATCTGGACGGCGGGTCCGCTGCTAAGCGGGATCAGGAACAGCTTGATCATCGCGGTGACGGTGACGATTGTAGGTACGTTCACCTCCAGCCTTGCGGCGTTTTCCTTTGCTAAATTGCGGTTTCCGGGTAAAAATAAAATATTCCTGCTGATGCTGTCATCCCTGATGATTCCGTATCCGGCAGTCATGATTCCGCAGTTCTTCATGTTCTCGAAGCTGGGCTGGATTGATACGCTGCTGCCGCTGATCGTGCCGGGCCTGTTCGGCAATATCGTCATGATCTTCTTCCTGCGGCAGTATCTGAGCAGTGTGCCCAATGCCATTATCGAAGCGGCCAAAATCGACGGAAGTTCGTACTTCCGCCTGTACAGCTCGATCACCTTCCCGCTGATCAAGCCGGCGGTGGCAGCGCAGCTGATCCTGTGGTTCATGGGTATCTGGAACGACTACCTGTCTCCGATTATCTATCTGAATTCACCGGAGAAGCAGACGCTCCAGCTGGTTATCGCCAACTTCAATGCGACCTATGCGATCCAGACGGACTATCCGCTGATTATGGCGGCTTCGATTATTGCCCTGCTGCCGATGCTGATTATCTTCCTTGTATTCCAAAAGCAAATCATTGAATCTGTTGCCATCTCCGGAGTGAAGGGCTGACCCTTCCTTCGGAATACCGAATTACCGGCTGAGCACCGCCAGCCACCAGTTCAAGGCCAAAGGAGAAACCATAATGAATACAAATAGAGAGTACACTAACCCGCTTGTCGAACAGCGTGCAGATCCCTGGGTATACAAGCATACCGACGGTTATTACTATTTCACCGCTTCCGTGCCGGAATATGACCGGATTGAAGTACGCAGAGCGTTAACGATTGAGGGGCTTCGGGAAGCACAGCCGGTAGTCGCCTGGCGCAAATATGAGAGCGGCCCGCTCAGCGCCAATATCTGGGCACCCGAAATCCATTATATTGATAGCAAATGGTATATTTACTTCGCGGCGGCCCGCACCACGGAGACGAAGGAAGGGCTGTTCGACCACCGGATGTACGCCCTGGAGAATACTTCAGCGAACCCGCTGGAAGGAGAGTGGACCGAGAAGGGGCAGGTGAGAACCGCCTGGGAATCCTTCGCCCTGGACGCTACGGTGTTCGAGCATAAGGGCGTGCATTACTATGTATGGGCGCAAAAGGACCCCGAGATTGACGGCAACTCCAATCTGTATATCTCAGCCATGGAGAACGGCTGGACGCTCAAGGGTCCGCAGACAATGATCTCTTCGCCGGAGTATCCTTGGGAGGTCATCGGCTTCAAGGTAAACGAGGGGGCTGCCGTGCTGAAGCGGGGCGGCCGGATCTTCGTGAGCTTCTCGGCCAGCGCCACCGATCACAACTATTGTATGGGGCTGCTCACTGCATCGGAGGACAGCGATCTGCTGGACGCCTCATCCTGGGCCAAGCATCCCGAACCGGTGTTCCAGACCAGTGAGGAGAACGGGCAGTACGGCCCGGGACATAACAGCTTTACGGTGGACGAGCACGGCGGGGATGTTCTGATCTACCATGCCCGCAGCTATAAGGAGATCACCGGAGACCCGCTCTACGACCCGAACCGCCACACCCGTGCGCAGCACCTGCGCTGGAACGCGGACGGCACGCCGGATTTCGGCGTGCCTGTGAGGGATGGCGCGAAGTAGGGCAGAGTTCAGTCGGGAAGAGAGTGGGGTAGCACGCAGAACTGCGGAGTTCCGTTGAAGGCCGCTCCGAGGGTTGGCTACCGGCTGCATAGAGTGAAATGCAAAGAGTCCCGCAACCCTTTGGAGGGGAGCGGGACTCTTTGTGCTGAGCCTCTGAATTAGCCAATGGTCTGGTGGCAGAGCGCCCTGGTACGGCAGCTGCCGTTGCATTTTATGCAGGATTTCCGCACAGGCCGCTCTTATTGGGCTACATTGTTGCATTTTATGCAGGATTTTTCTGAATTTGTTGCTGTCTGTGGCACATTGTTGCACTTTATGCAGGAATTCCAGCAGTTTGGTGCTGATTTAAGTTGTAATGTTGCATTGTGTGCAGGATTTCCGCACGGGCCGCTCTTATTGGGCTACATTGTTGCATTTAGTGCAGGATTTTCTCATAGGCCGGTTCTATTGAGCCGCATTGTTGTATTCCGTGCAGGATTGTCGTGCTGGCTGGTCGCCGTGCTTTATTCTGCACTAACCCCCTTATTTGTCCCCTAGAGGAACCGGAACAGTCTGTCTATAGAACTTAATATAGTGGAAGCCATCCATCATCAGGAATTCCGGCTTCTCCGTGGTCTGGAAGGAATATGTGCGTTCCCACAGGATATTGCCGTTCTTGAGATCCCACGGGCGGGAATCGGATATCGAACTGACGGGAACGGCGGCTCCTCCGGCTTGAACAGCCAAAGTATCCTTATCCAGCATAGTGAACTGCTTCCCGGCAATCACGATAGCATAGCCGTCAGCAGTCCTGGCGACACTGCGAATCCAGAGCTTCTCCTCGCCGACCAGAACCGACCGGTCCGAAGGCGAGGCCAGAGAGATCGGCTCTTCAACGTTCTGATATCCGCTGAAATTATCCAGTACAAGTTCAACACTCTGCGGCTTGTCTGTCGGCAGCACATCGTATTCTATGATAAATTCCGGGGCTCCCTTTTTACTGGAATTCGTACCCCGCATCGACCGGAAATCAACCTCAGTCCCATTCACATATAGTTTGGTTACAGCAGAGAATCTTGGATTTTCGCCATTATCCATCTTATAATGTCCCTTTACGATAGTTGACGTAGGAGAAGCCGTAATCGTGTCATAGAAGACGGTTCCCTGATCCACCGGTACAGCCTGGTCAATATCTGCGACGAGCAGGCTTTTCATGGCAAGGTTCGGGTCATATTTGAAGGAGATAGGATAGTGTGCCACTTTCCCGTTCTCCAACAGCTCGCTGAAGGTAACGGTCAATGTTCTGGAGAAGGGGCTGGCCGGCTCGAATTTGTATACTCCTTCGAAGCGGCTACTGTCCTTGTTGCCGCCGCCGCTCCCCCCCAGGGGATCTGAATCCGTCATGAACCCTTCCAGTTTATCTACTCCGTAACGGAGTGAATAGTTGCCGTCAGGGAAGTCGCCGGTATATATACTGCCTGAAGACGGATCAATACTGTAATACATCGTCAAGGCGTTGTCGTCTGCAATTACCCCGTTAATGGTAATCACCGTTCCGTCACCTAATGTTTTGCTTTTATTGACGCTTTGACCGTATCCGTGGTCCGCCAATTCAGAAAAGGCCATGGTATTCAGCTCAGTCTGACTGAACAGCTTCCCCCCGTAATAGGCCAGCGCAGGATACTGATAGACGCCCACTGTCAGTAACATGGCTGCTGCGGCTGTGGCGACCCAGGACCGTGCCCGTCCAGCCCGTGATTTCCGTCTAACCGGAGCCTGCTCCAGCGCCTTCCGCAATCTGCCTTCAAGTTCTGACGGCGTCTTGATCTGCTGATGTTTCTGTAATCTCTCCTCGATCGTTCTCATAACGGTCACCTCCAATCATAGCTTTTAGTTTCTGTATCCCCTGCGAAATTCTGGACTTGATCGTGCCGACCGGCGCTTCGGTGATATCGGCAATGGTCTGATACGGCAGATCGTGGACATAACGCAGCTCAATCGCCTCCCGCTGCCGGGGATTCAGCTGAGCGAGCAGAACGGACAGATCCATTTCAGACTCGGTATCGCGGTACGGGTTAGTTGCAGTCCATGCCTCCATTGCAGGCTCCGGCGCCTCGTCCTCCTCCAGGGGAACGAACCGGTTCTGGTTGCGGAGGACCGTTTTGCAGCGGTTAACCAGAATGGTTTTGCTCCAGCTGTAGAAGGCCTCGCTCTTCTTCAGTTGCGCAAGCTTCTCATAGAGCGTGACGATCATGTCCTCCATTACATCCATCGCGTCATGCTCATTCCTCATATAGCTATAGGCAAGACGGTAATAAGCGTCCTGTTCGGCTAGGATCAGTTCTAATAATGCTTCTTTGTTGCCGCGCTGTGCGGCTCTGACAAGACGGCTTATATTCATGTGCTCACCCCTTTCACAGATAAGAGTGCGTAGCCGCCCGGAAAGTTCATTATGCTCTCAAAAAAATATCCACAGCCTATTCCAGAGAAATTCTTAGTCTCTGGAATAGGCTGTGGAGGGAGCGAGGAAGAGGCAGGAGCTGGCGGATGCTCTCACGCTCATTCGTAGAACAGCAGGCGCTTGGCATAAGCGTTGCGGAACTCGGTGGGAGTGAGGCCGACAATTTTTTTGAACGATTTCATGAAATTATGGCAATCCTTATAGCCAAGCTGCAGTGAGACTTCGCTGACATTCTGGTTGGTGTCGGTCAGCAGGAATTTCGCCAGCTCCATCTTCTGCTGCAGAATATATTGCTTCAGGGAGATCCCGGAGATGACGGTGAACAGATGGGAGAGATACTTCTCGTTATAGCCGAAATAGGCGGCGATCTGCGATACCTTAATATGCTCGCTGCGGCTCCATTTAATGTAGTCCACAATATCGTGGTAGAGCTGCTCCTGCTTCGTTCTTTTGAACGGATCGGCATCGGTTGGCAGGGTCTGGTTGTACAGCTCGCACAGAATAACGGTAGACATATAGTTGCCCAGCACCGTCTGATTGTAGCTCCGCACCGAGTCCTGGAGCTGCTTCATCATGACGATGATTTTCTCGACATTCCGCAGGGTTCCGTATTGGGGCAGGTGAATAACGTATTCTTCCTTGTCGCCGTTTGACGGAGGGGGGGCCGCAGTCTGACTACCGTTCGCAGCATGAAAATGCAGCCAATAAAAGCTACAGTCCGAAGACTTGTACCCGTATTGTCTGGTAAGCGGAGGCAGGAGCAGGAACTCGCCTTTGGAGACCACGAACTGCTCGTTGTCACCCGCCAGATAGAGCACGCCTTCGGTCATAACAATCAGCTCATAATCCTGTAAAATCCGGCTTAAGTGAATCCACTCCGCCGAGGGGGCCACGAATTTGCCGGTCATCTCCAGATGTACCGGCTTATCTACCAGCAGTGTGAATGCAGTCATGTTATCATCCCCCTCGGTGTGGAAATAGTCTTATCCTATTACCATATCAAATAAGGGCTATCTTGCATACAGCAGAAGCTGCATCCGAGATAACCCTTGTGTGGAACAGTGTGTTGCATTATGCCAATGGTTATTCTTTCACAATCTGAAGCTTATATTCCTGCACGGTGACATGATCCTCCGCCTTGACCGTGAGCTTCACCTCAGTGCGGCTATGCGGCAGCTTGATCTCGCGCGGGAGTGAATCCTCGATCAGAATCCCGTCTGCATAGACCAGGGCATTGTGATGGTGTGGTGTAACGTTCAGTTGTACCTGGCTTGCCGCTTGCGGAACGCTCAGGCTATACGTGGTTATGCCGCTGCTGAAGGAGGTAGACAGCGTTCCTTCACTGAAGGCAAGCTGGCGCAGTCCGGCATTGTGATCATAACCGGTCATCATGCGCAGCAGGTCGAAGATGCCATTTTCCTTCTCAGGAACCACGAATTTGACTTCCACCTCAGTCTTGCCGCCAATTGCTTCAGCAGGAATCAGATAACTCCGCTCGTAGAAGCTGCGGGCTTCATCCGTATGCAGCACCTCGCTCGCAATCAGCTCCCCGTCTACATAAATCGCTATTTTCTTACCATTATTTCCTGAGAAATAAGTGACCGAGAGGTAGTTGTCCGTGCGCGGTGCCACCTTCATCCGGTAGCTGAACCAGCCGCCGTTCTCCGCTTTGCGGATGTTATATCCGTCCCAGGTGGCTACAGAGGTGTTCTCTCCCTCAATGCCATGCTCCAGCTCATACTGGTCATTGCCGACAGGCAGGCTGTCCAGTGTAGCGTCCTGCACACGCTGCC is part of the Paenibacillus sp. FSL M7-0420 genome and harbors:
- a CDS encoding carbohydrate ABC transporter permease; translated protein: MTSRRRVTHSIIFVLLLIGAVFMIGPLLWMLSTSFKDKQDVFALPPVWIPRPFHFDKYSEIWTAGPLLSGIRNSLIIAVTVTIVGTFTSSLAAFSFAKLRFPGKNKIFLLMLSSLMIPYPAVMIPQFFMFSKLGWIDTLLPLIVPGLFGNIVMIFFLRQYLSSVPNAIIEAAKIDGSSYFRLYSSITFPLIKPAVAAQLILWFMGIWNDYLSPIIYLNSPEKQTLQLVIANFNATYAIQTDYPLIMAASIIALLPMLIIFLVFQKQIIESVAISGVKG
- a CDS encoding glycoside hydrolase family 43 protein, whose translation is MNTNREYTNPLVEQRADPWVYKHTDGYYYFTASVPEYDRIEVRRALTIEGLREAQPVVAWRKYESGPLSANIWAPEIHYIDSKWYIYFAAARTTETKEGLFDHRMYALENTSANPLEGEWTEKGQVRTAWESFALDATVFEHKGVHYYVWAQKDPEIDGNSNLYISAMENGWTLKGPQTMISSPEYPWEVIGFKVNEGAAVLKRGGRIFVSFSASATDHNYCMGLLTASEDSDLLDASSWAKHPEPVFQTSEENGQYGPGHNSFTVDEHGGDVLIYHARSYKEITGDPLYDPNRHTRAQHLRWNADGTPDFGVPVRDGAK
- a CDS encoding DUF4179 domain-containing protein translates to MRTIEERLQKHQQIKTPSELEGRLRKALEQAPVRRKSRAGRARSWVATAAAAMLLTVGVYQYPALAYYGGKLFSQTELNTMAFSELADHGYGQSVNKSKTLGDGTVITINGVIADDNALTMYYSIDPSSGSIYTGDFPDGNYSLRYGVDKLEGFMTDSDPLGGSGGGNKDSSRFEGVYKFEPASPFSRTLTVTFSELLENGKVAHYPISFKYDPNLAMKSLLVADIDQAVPVDQGTVFYDTITASPTSTIVKGHYKMDNGENPRFSAVTKLYVNGTEVDFRSMRGTNSSKKGAPEFIIEYDVLPTDKPQSVELVLDNFSGYQNVEEPISLASPSDRSVLVGEEKLWIRSVARTADGYAIVIAGKQFTMLDKDTLAVQAGGAAVPVSSISDSRPWDLKNGNILWERTYSFQTTEKPEFLMMDGFHYIKFYRQTVPVPLGDK
- a CDS encoding sigma-70 family RNA polymerase sigma factor, with protein sequence MNISRLVRAAQRGNKEALLELILAEQDAYYRLAYSYMRNEHDAMDVMEDMIVTLYEKLAQLKKSEAFYSWSKTILVNRCKTVLRNQNRFVPLEEDEAPEPAMEAWTATNPYRDTESEMDLSVLLAQLNPRQREAIELRYVHDLPYQTIADITEAPVGTIKSRISQGIQKLKAMIGGDRYENDRGEITETSADQDAVRT
- a CDS encoding AraC family transcriptional regulator: MTAFTLLVDKPVHLEMTGKFVAPSAEWIHLSRILQDYELIVMTEGVLYLAGDNEQFVVSKGEFLLLPPLTRQYGYKSSDCSFYWLHFHAANGSQTAAPPPSNGDKEEYVIHLPQYGTLRNVEKIIVMMKQLQDSVRSYNQTVLGNYMSTVILCELYNQTLPTDADPFKRTKQEQLYHDIVDYIKWSRSEHIKVSQIAAYFGYNEKYLSHLFTVISGISLKQYILQQKMELAKFLLTDTNQNVSEVSLQLGYKDCHNFMKSFKKIVGLTPTEFRNAYAKRLLFYE